In the genome of Poecilia reticulata strain Guanapo linkage group LG16, Guppy_female_1.0+MT, whole genome shotgun sequence, one region contains:
- the LOC103477513 gene encoding potassium voltage-gated channel subfamily E member 1, whose protein sequence is MFLKPSCTSAPSGQQRAVMLRFNSTELQSLLLSVLQHCLNSSGLQRPGNHTTHDALQQAVASARGRPQPDELMFILLVVGLFSFFTFGIMLSYIRSKKLEGSQDPYHQYIAHDWSAVAGPPRAVAEALQRGAQDPVVLCNPVALQPLPQ, encoded by the coding sequence TGCACCGAGtggccagcagagggcagtgATGCTCCGCTTCAACAGCACCGAGCTGCAGTCTCTCCTGCTCTCCGTCCTGCAGCACTGCCTCAACAGCAGCGGCCTCCAGCGGCCCGGGAACCACACTACCCATGATGCTTTGCAGCAGGCGGTGGCCTCCGCCAGAGGTCGCCCTCAGCCTGACGAGCTGATGTTCATCCTGCTGGTGGTCGGCCTCTTCAGCTTCTTCACCTTCGGCATCATGCTGAGCTACATCCGCTCCAAGAAGCTGGAGGGCTCCCAGGACCCGTACCACCAGTACATCGCCCACGACTGGAGCGCCGTGGCGGGGCCGCCCAGGGCCGTAGCCGAGGCCCTGCAGCGGGGGGCCCAGGACCCGGTGGTCCTCTGCAACCCTGTGGCTCTGCAGCCGCTGCCACAGTAA
- the dnajc28 gene encoding dnaJ homolog subfamily C member 28, producing the protein MNSRLLLLPWRRGFRHGRRLLLSSRRSGASRWSSSDGRISRSLQESYRVLQLPAEGRSSPAEVRAAYLRLAKLYHPDCGEPTADAGLFARVEEAYRAVLAHQSKTRQPDGATEDDDEDKTRGAALQHRHYLSFEGVGSGTPSQRERQYRQVRVDRATEQVLSYRQREHERAAAADGALAERDARQRSHKIKITQAVERLVEDLIQESMARGDFRNLSGAGKPLSKFQHNPYADPMTHNLNRILIDNGYQPPWVVTQRDIREGAARVRSRLLEGRARLGDPMTPAEQRHWERLCGAAEEELAKLNKMVDDYNLIVPMLGMQMVHFSLAREAARAHRVAEQRRAELLQVRQEERERRKEEKKRANSAGRTPAKRRGLVSWMQSLLGY; encoded by the coding sequence ATGAACAGCCGTCTCCTGCTGTTGCCGTGGCGCCGGGGTTTCCGTCATGGCCGCCGCCTCCTCCTGTCCTCCCGGCGGTCCGGAGCGTCCAGGTGGTCCAGCTCGGACGGTCGGATCAGCCGCAGCCTCCAGGAGAGCTACAGGGTGCTGCAGCTGCCCGCCGAGGGCCGCAGCAGCCCCGCGGAGGTGAGGGCCGCCTACCTGCGCCTCGCCAAGCTCTACCACCCGGACTGCGGCGAGCCCACCGCCGACGCCGGGCTGTTCGCTCGGGTCGAGGAGGCGTACCGGGCCGTCCTGGCCCATCAGAGTAAAACCCGACAGCCGGACGGAGCGACGGAGGACGACGACGAGGACAAGACCCGAGGAGCCGCTCTGCAGCACCGACACTACCTGAGCTTCGAGGGCGTGGGCTCGGGCACCCCCAGCCAGCGGGAGCGGCAGTACCGGCAGGTCCGTGTGGACCGGGCCACCGAGCAGGTCCTCAGCTACCGCCAGAGGGAGCACGAGCGCGCGGCGGCGGCGGACGGGGCGCTGGCAGAGCGGGACGCCCGTCAGCGCAGCCACAAGATCAAGATCACGCAGGCGGTGGAGCGGCTGGTGGAGGACCTGATCCAGGAGTCCATGGCCCGCGGAGACTTCCGGAACCTGAGCGGCGCCGGGAAGCCGCTCAGCAAGTTCCAGCACAACCCGTACGCCGACCCCATGACCCACAACCTCAACCGCATCCTGATCGACAACGGCTACCAGCCGCCCTGGGTGGTGACGCAGCGCGACATCCGGGAGGGCGCCGCCCGGGTCCGGAGCCGGCTGCTGGAGGGCCGGGCGCGGCTCGGTGACCCCATGACCCCAGCGGAGCAGCGCCACTGGGAGCGGCTCTGCGGCGCCGCGGAGGAGGAGCTGGCGAAGCTCAACAAGATGGTGGACGACTACAACCTGATCGTCCCCATGCTGGGCATGCAGATGGTCCACTTCAGCCTGGCCCGGGAGGCGGCGCGGGCCCACAGGGTTGCCGAGCAACGGAGGGCGGAGCTTCTGCAGGTCCGGCAGGAAGAGAGGGAGcggaggaaggaggagaagaagagagcCAACTCTGCAGGCAGGACTCCAGCTAAGAGGCGAGGGCTGGTGTCCTGGATGCAGAGTCTGCTCGGATACTAA